Proteins encoded together in one Mycobacterium simiae window:
- a CDS encoding circularly permuted type 2 ATP-grasp protein → MALDPSTVTATSADRYDTDRLLAGYRTARAQEALFDLRPSTPHGAGYDEFLDADGGVRPAWAEVADTVAQRGRAGLNQLRSVVHSLIDNDGITYTDVHPDDAHALEPRPWNLDTLPIVLSAADWEVLEVGLVQRSRLLDAVLADLYGSRSLLTDGMLPPELVFAHPGYVRAAAGIEIPGHHQLFMHACDLSRLPNGNFEVNADWTQAPSGAGYALADRRVIAHAIPDLYERIAPRPNTPFAQALRLALIDAAPDVAQDPVVVVLSPGIYSETAFDQAYLATLLGFPLVESADLVVRDGKVWMRSLGTLKQVDVVLRRVDALYADPLDLRADSRLGVVGLVEAQRRGTVTVVNTLGSGILESPGVLRFLPELAERLLGEAPLLNTAPVYWAGIAAERSHLLANLSSLLIKSTVGGETLVGPELSSSQRQEVADRIEAMPWQWAGQELPQFSSAPTDHAGTLSSAGVGMRLFTVAQRGGYAPMTGGVGYVLASGAAAYSLKTVAAKDIWIRPTERARAETITLPTEVKPVKTAAGTWGVSSPRVLSDLFWIGRYGERAESTARLLIAARDRFHVYRHQQDTEESVVVPVLMAALGRITGTDTGAGNDPAEMIAIVPSTLWSLTVDSNRAGSLVQSVEGLALAARAVRDQMSNDTWMVLANVERALTHRAEPPQSLAEADTLLASAHARTLAGMLTLSGVASESMVRDVGWSMMDIGKRIERGLWLTALLGATLTTARGLSAEQTVIESTLVACESSVIYRRRTVGNPSVAAVADLMLFDADNPRSLLYQLDRLRTNLKDLPSASGSSRPERIVEEIGTLLRRSHPAELEVADAEGHRAELADLLATIHTELRGLAEVITETQLTLPGGMQPLWGPDARREMPA, encoded by the coding sequence ATGGCACTCGACCCTTCGACGGTAACCGCAACTTCCGCCGATCGCTACGACACCGACCGGCTGCTCGCCGGCTACCGGACCGCGCGCGCCCAGGAGGCCCTGTTCGACCTGCGCCCCAGCACCCCGCACGGCGCGGGCTACGACGAATTCCTGGACGCCGACGGCGGGGTGCGCCCGGCCTGGGCCGAGGTCGCCGACACCGTCGCGCAACGGGGCCGGGCGGGACTCAATCAGTTGCGCTCGGTGGTGCACAGCCTGATCGACAACGACGGGATCACCTACACCGACGTCCATCCCGACGACGCACACGCGCTCGAACCGCGGCCGTGGAATCTGGACACCTTGCCGATCGTGTTGTCCGCGGCCGATTGGGAGGTGCTCGAGGTCGGTCTGGTGCAGCGCTCCCGGCTGCTCGACGCCGTGCTCGCCGACCTGTACGGTTCGCGCAGCCTGCTGACCGACGGCATGCTGCCGCCGGAGCTGGTGTTCGCCCACCCCGGTTACGTGCGTGCGGCCGCCGGAATCGAAATACCCGGGCATCACCAGCTTTTCATGCATGCTTGCGATCTGAGTCGACTGCCCAACGGCAACTTCGAGGTCAATGCGGACTGGACGCAGGCGCCCTCCGGCGCGGGTTACGCCCTGGCCGATCGGCGGGTGATCGCCCACGCGATACCCGATCTCTATGAGCGGATCGCGCCGCGGCCCAACACCCCGTTCGCACAGGCGCTGCGGCTGGCCCTGATCGACGCCGCGCCCGACGTCGCCCAGGACCCGGTGGTGGTGGTGCTCAGCCCCGGTATCTACTCCGAAACCGCGTTCGATCAGGCCTATCTCGCGACGCTGCTGGGTTTTCCGTTGGTGGAGAGCGCCGACTTGGTGGTGCGCGACGGCAAGGTGTGGATGCGCTCGCTGGGCACGCTCAAACAGGTCGACGTCGTTCTTCGGCGCGTCGACGCGCTCTACGCGGACCCGCTGGATCTGCGCGCCGACTCCCGACTCGGCGTGGTGGGGTTGGTGGAAGCACAACGCCGCGGCACGGTGACCGTGGTCAATACCCTGGGCAGCGGCATCCTGGAAAGCCCCGGCGTGCTGCGTTTCCTGCCGGAGCTGGCCGAGCGGCTCCTCGGTGAAGCCCCGCTGCTCAATACCGCGCCGGTGTATTGGGCCGGTATCGCAGCCGAGCGCTCCCACCTGCTGGCCAACCTGTCATCGCTGCTGATCAAGTCCACCGTCGGCGGGGAAACCCTTGTCGGGCCCGAACTTTCATCGTCGCAGCGCCAGGAGGTGGCCGACCGGATCGAGGCCATGCCGTGGCAATGGGCCGGCCAGGAGTTGCCGCAGTTCTCCTCGGCGCCGACCGATCATGCCGGCACGCTGTCCTCGGCCGGGGTCGGCATGCGGCTGTTCACGGTCGCACAGCGCGGCGGCTATGCCCCGATGACCGGTGGCGTCGGCTACGTCCTGGCCTCGGGTGCCGCCGCATATTCCCTGAAAACTGTTGCAGCCAAAGACATTTGGATACGACCGACGGAGCGAGCACGGGCCGAGACGATCACCTTGCCGACCGAGGTGAAGCCGGTGAAGACCGCGGCGGGCACCTGGGGCGTCAGCTCCCCGCGCGTGTTGTCCGACCTGTTCTGGATCGGCCGGTACGGCGAGCGCGCGGAGAGTACGGCCAGGCTGCTGATCGCCGCCCGCGACCGCTTCCACGTGTACCGCCATCAGCAGGACACCGAGGAGAGCGTGGTGGTGCCGGTGCTGATGGCCGCCCTGGGCCGCATCACCGGCACCGACACCGGGGCCGGCAACGATCCCGCCGAGATGATCGCGATCGTGCCGTCGACGCTGTGGTCGCTGACCGTCGATTCGAACCGGGCGGGATCGCTCGTTCAGTCGGTGGAGGGGCTGGCCCTGGCCGCCAGGGCGGTGCGCGACCAGATGTCCAACGACACCTGGATGGTGTTGGCCAATGTGGAGCGCGCGCTGACCCACCGGGCTGAGCCGCCACAGTCGCTGGCCGAGGCCGACACGCTGCTGGCGTCGGCGCACGCACGCACGCTGGCCGGGATGCTGACCCTGTCCGGGGTGGCCAGCGAATCGATGGTGCGCGACGTGGGCTGGTCGATGATGGACATCGGTAAACGCATCGAACGCGGCCTGTGGCTGACCGCACTGCTGGGCGCCACGCTGACCACCGCCCGGGGGCTCAGCGCCGAGCAGACGGTGATCGAATCGACGCTGGTGGCCTGCGAGTCGTCGGTCATCTATCGTCGCCGCACCGTCGGCAACCCCAGCGTCGCCGCGGTCGCCGATCTGATGCTGTTCGACGCGGACAACCCGCGCTCGCTGCTCTACCAACTGGATCGATTGCGCACCAACCTCAAAGACCTGCCCAGCGCATCGGGATCATCGCGCCCGGAGCGCATCGTCGAGGAGATCGGCACGCTGCTGCGCCGCTCGCATCCGGCCGAGCTGGAGGTCGCCGACGCCGAGGGGCACCGCGCCGAGCTGGCCGATCTGCTCGCCACCATCCACACCGAATTACGCGGTCTGGCCGAGGTCATCACCGAGACACAGCTGACCCTGCCCGGCGGCATGCAGCCGCTGTGGGGGCCCGACGCGCGCCGCGAGATGCCGGCGTAG
- a CDS encoding zinc-binding metallopeptidase family protein, with amino-acid sequence MRDFNCPNCGQRLAFENSTCLNCGSALGFSLEQMALLVIADANNQASDHAGIVDAAEYQLCANLQIAECNWLVPVNNPRLLCTSCALTTERPNDADTVGLAEFAQAEAAKRRLIVELHELKLPIIGRQDDPEQGLAFRLLSSAHEQVMTGHENGVITLDLAEGDDVHREQLRVEMDEPYRTLLGHFRHEIGHYYFYRLIAPSQDYLRRFNELFGDPDADYQEALDRHYSEGAPEGWQEKFVSSYATMHPAEDWAETFAHYLHIRDTLDTSAWCGFASASATFDRPPLGPSAFPNIIDMWIPLSWSLNMVNRSMGRDDLYPFVLPVAVLDKMQFIHDVIDEVVSAAQGSAAVAG; translated from the coding sequence ATGCGTGACTTCAATTGTCCCAACTGCGGGCAGCGGCTCGCGTTCGAGAACTCCACCTGCCTGAATTGCGGTAGCGCGCTGGGCTTCTCGCTCGAACAGATGGCACTGCTGGTGATTGCCGACGCTAACAACCAAGCCAGCGACCACGCCGGCATCGTCGACGCCGCGGAATATCAGCTCTGCGCCAATCTGCAGATCGCCGAATGCAATTGGCTGGTGCCCGTCAACAACCCTCGGTTGCTGTGCACATCGTGCGCGCTGACCACCGAGCGTCCCAATGATGCCGACACGGTCGGCCTGGCAGAGTTCGCCCAGGCCGAGGCGGCCAAGCGGCGGCTGATCGTCGAGCTGCACGAGCTGAAACTGCCGATCATCGGGCGCCAGGACGATCCGGAGCAGGGACTGGCCTTCCGGCTGCTGTCCAGTGCGCACGAGCAGGTGATGACCGGGCACGAAAACGGGGTCATCACGCTGGATTTGGCCGAGGGCGACGACGTTCATCGCGAGCAGCTGCGGGTGGAGATGGACGAGCCGTACCGGACCCTGCTCGGGCATTTCCGCCACGAGATCGGGCACTACTACTTCTATCGGTTGATCGCGCCGTCCCAGGACTACCTGCGACGGTTCAACGAGCTGTTCGGGGATCCCGATGCCGACTATCAGGAGGCGCTGGATCGGCATTACAGCGAGGGCGCGCCGGAGGGTTGGCAGGAGAAGTTCGTCTCGTCCTACGCCACCATGCACCCGGCCGAGGATTGGGCAGAGACGTTCGCGCACTATCTGCACATCCGTGACACCCTGGACACCTCGGCGTGGTGCGGTTTCGCGTCAGCGTCGGCGACGTTCGATCGGCCGCCGTTGGGGCCCAGCGCTTTTCCCAACATCATCGACATGTGGATCCCGCTGTCGTGGTCGCTGAACATGGTGAACCGGTCGATGGGCCGCGACGACCTGTACCCGTTCGTGCTGCCGGTCGCGGTGCTGGACAAGATGCAGTTCATCCACGACGTCATCGACGAGGTGGTCTCGGCGGCACAGGGTTCGGCCGCCGTCGCGGGCTGA
- a CDS encoding transglutaminase family protein: MAAADHGAQTRRHRVTHRTEYRYSDVVTSSYGRGFLTPRDSQRQRCIAHRLTIDPVPADSSTSVDGYGNISSYFHVTEPHRALTVISDSIVDVYPAPPQRYSSGPAIQPWEQARPSGRRGALATEYVLDLNPPEITDEVRDYAAPSFVPGRPLIEVLRDLASRIFTDFTYRSGSTTISTGVNEVLVAREGVCQDFARLAIACLRANGLAASYVSGYLATDPPPGKERMIGIDATHAWAAVWTPQEPGQFEWLGLDPTNDQMVDQRYIIVGRGRDYADVPPLRGIIYTDSEHSVIDVAVDVVPFEGDELYA, encoded by the coding sequence TTGGCTGCTGCAGACCACGGCGCGCAGACGCGCAGGCATCGCGTCACCCACCGCACCGAGTACCGCTATTCCGACGTCGTGACCAGCTCGTATGGCCGCGGTTTCCTCACGCCGCGGGACTCGCAGCGGCAGCGCTGCATCGCGCACCGGCTGACCATCGACCCGGTCCCGGCCGACAGCTCGACCAGCGTCGACGGCTACGGCAACATCAGCTCGTACTTTCACGTCACCGAGCCGCACCGCGCGCTGACGGTGATCAGCGACTCCATCGTCGACGTCTATCCGGCGCCACCGCAGCGATACAGCAGCGGGCCGGCAATCCAACCGTGGGAGCAGGCCCGGCCGTCCGGACGCCGCGGCGCGCTGGCCACCGAGTACGTCTTGGACCTGAACCCGCCCGAGATCACCGACGAGGTCCGCGACTACGCGGCGCCCAGCTTCGTCCCGGGTCGCCCGCTGATCGAGGTGCTGCGTGACCTGGCGTCGCGGATCTTCACCGACTTCACCTACCGGTCGGGGTCGACGACGATTTCCACCGGGGTCAATGAGGTTCTGGTGGCCCGGGAAGGGGTATGCCAAGACTTCGCAAGGCTGGCGATCGCCTGCCTGCGTGCCAATGGGTTGGCGGCCAGCTATGTCTCCGGCTATCTGGCCACCGACCCGCCCCCGGGAAAGGAACGGATGATCGGAATCGACGCGACCCACGCCTGGGCCGCCGTGTGGACTCCCCAGGAGCCCGGCCAGTTCGAGTGGCTGGGGCTGGATCCCACCAACGACCAGATGGTCGACCAGCGGTACATCATCGTCGGCCGAGGCCGCGACTACGCCGACGTGCCGCCGTTGCGCGGCATCATCTACACCGACTCGGAGCACAGCGTGATCGACGTCGCAGTCGATGTGGTGCCGTTCGAAGGTGATGAACTGTATGCGTGA
- a CDS encoding MmcQ/YjbR family DNA-binding protein, producing the protein MATWDDVARIIGELPLTSEQSPHDWRVGKKLLAWERPLRPKDREALSANGVPPPDGDILGVRVSDEGVKYALVADEPRIYFTTPHFDGYPAVLVKLDAIDVRGLEELITEAWLSQAPKKLVQEFLTGSF; encoded by the coding sequence GTGGCCACCTGGGACGACGTTGCCCGGATCATCGGTGAGCTGCCACTCACCTCCGAGCAGTCACCACACGACTGGCGGGTCGGCAAGAAGTTGCTGGCCTGGGAGCGGCCGCTGCGTCCGAAGGACCGGGAAGCGCTGTCAGCCAACGGGGTCCCGCCGCCCGACGGCGACATACTCGGGGTCCGGGTGTCCGACGAGGGTGTCAAGTACGCGCTAGTGGCTGACGAGCCGCGGATCTACTTCACCACCCCGCATTTCGACGGCTACCCCGCGGTGCTGGTCAAGCTGGACGCGATCGATGTGCGCGGTCTCGAGGAGCTGATCACCGAGGCCTGGCTGTCACAGGCGCCCAAGAAGCTGGTGCAGGAGTTCCTGACCGGTTCGTTCTGA
- a CDS encoding FUSC family protein, with protein sequence MSTSLLTHPFARAAVVGGAQRVRGVWFNLVQTSVAAGLSWYLAHDVLAHPQPFFAPIAAAVSLSTSNVLRAQRAIQMMIGVTVGIGTGTVVQELLGPGTVSITVAALIALLAAVFIGQGLIGQGMMFANQTVVSSILVIALYRSGVGWERIFDALIGGSLAIVISVLLFPANPLVVLRSSRLAVLSTLEWVLERTGDLVRGRQAPAADWPLPAVDRVHEQLGGLIQARTTSRQIVRVAPRRWGLRDAVRAGDHQAVQLALLAGSVLQLARVVVPTCAGSPDGPRGRPSHPAAEVLGDLRRATALADTDQAAATGHLDAARRHAASLLTNARERTEVVLADVVQACIDDLQRVIDLATP encoded by the coding sequence ATGAGCACTTCGCTGCTGACGCATCCGTTCGCGCGAGCCGCTGTGGTCGGCGGTGCGCAACGGGTGCGCGGTGTGTGGTTCAACCTGGTGCAGACCTCAGTGGCGGCGGGGTTGTCCTGGTACCTCGCGCACGACGTGCTCGCGCATCCGCAACCGTTTTTCGCGCCGATCGCCGCGGCGGTGTCCCTCTCGACGAGCAACGTGCTGCGCGCGCAACGGGCCATCCAGATGATGATCGGCGTGACGGTGGGCATCGGGACGGGCACCGTCGTGCAGGAGCTGCTCGGACCGGGCACCGTGTCGATCACGGTCGCGGCGTTGATCGCCCTGCTGGCCGCGGTTTTCATCGGGCAGGGCCTGATCGGCCAGGGCATGATGTTCGCCAACCAGACCGTGGTGTCGTCGATCTTGGTGATTGCCCTCTACCGCAGCGGTGTCGGGTGGGAGCGCATCTTCGACGCGCTGATCGGCGGCAGCCTGGCCATCGTCATCTCCGTGCTGCTGTTCCCGGCCAACCCGCTGGTCGTGCTGCGCTCGTCGCGGCTTGCGGTGCTCAGCACCCTGGAATGGGTGCTGGAGCGCACCGGCGATCTGGTGCGCGGCCGCCAAGCGCCCGCCGCCGACTGGCCGCTGCCGGCGGTCGACCGGGTGCACGAACAGCTGGGCGGACTCATCCAGGCCCGTACTACCTCGCGACAGATCGTGCGCGTGGCGCCGCGACGCTGGGGGCTGCGCGACGCCGTACGGGCCGGTGATCATCAGGCCGTGCAGCTGGCCCTGCTGGCGGGTTCGGTACTGCAGCTGGCCCGCGTCGTCGTGCCCACCTGTGCGGGCAGCCCCGACGGCCCGCGCGGTCGGCCGTCACACCCCGCCGCGGAGGTGCTGGGCGACCTCAGGCGGGCGACCGCGCTGGCCGACACGGACCAGGCCGCCGCGACCGGCCACCTCGACGCCGCCCGCCGGCACGCGGCGAGCCTGCTGACGAACGCCCGGGAGCGCACCGAGGTGGTGCTGGCCGACGTCGTGCAGGCATGCATCGACGACCTGCAGCGGGTGATCGACCTCGCAACACCGTGA
- a CDS encoding nitroreductase family deazaflavin-dependent oxidoreductase, protein MTETPQIDDINAFNRGIVDEFRANAGRVGGPFAGRSLLLLTTTGAKTGQQRLSPLAYFEIDGKLIIIGSFGGAPKDPAWVHNLRANPQARVEIGADTFDVTAHELPREERDRLLEQVAAVVPAFGEYQSKTSRIIPLFELKRV, encoded by the coding sequence ATGACCGAAACGCCGCAAATTGACGACATCAACGCATTCAACCGGGGCATCGTCGACGAATTCCGGGCCAACGCCGGCAGGGTCGGCGGCCCGTTCGCCGGCCGCAGCCTGCTGTTGCTCACCACGACGGGCGCCAAGACCGGCCAGCAACGGCTTTCTCCGCTGGCCTATTTCGAGATCGACGGCAAGCTGATCATCATCGGGTCTTTCGGCGGTGCGCCCAAGGACCCGGCCTGGGTGCACAACCTGCGGGCCAACCCGCAGGCACGGGTCGAGATCGGGGCCGACACGTTCGACGTGACGGCGCACGAACTGCCCCGCGAGGAGCGCGATCGCCTGTTGGAGCAAGTGGCCGCGGTCGTGCCGGCGTTCGGCGAGTACCAGTCGAAGACCAGCCGGATCATTCCCCTGTTCGAGTTGAAGCGCGTCTAG
- the aspS gene encoding aspartate--tRNA ligase — protein sequence MLRSHTAGSLRDGDAGQQVTLVGWVARRRDHGGVIFIDLRDASGVAQVVFRDALEEGQVLEQAHRLRAEFCIAVHGVVEIRPEGNANAEIPTGDVEVNATSLTVLGECAPLPFQLDEPAGEELRLKYRYLDLRRDGPAAAIRLRSKVNAAARAVLARHDFVEIETPTITRSTPEGARDFLVPARLHPGSFYALPQSPQLFKQLLMVAGMERYYQIARCYRDEDFRADRQPEFTQLDMEMSFVDAEDIIAISEEILTALWALIGYQIPTPIPRISYAEAMRRFGSDKPDLRFGLELVECTEFFKDTTFRVFQAPYVGAVVMPGGAAQPRRTLDGWQEWAKQRGHRGLAYVLVGEDGELSGPVAKNLSEAERVGLAGHVGANPGDCIFFSAGPAKSSRALLGAARGEIASRLGLIDPDAWAFVWVVDPPLFEPAEDATAAGDVAVGSGAWTAVHHAFTSPKPEYEDIVDRDPGRVLADAYDIVCNGNEIGGGSIRIHRRDIQERVFAVMGLDKAEAEDKFGFLLEAFTFGAPPHGGIAFGWDRINALLSGVDSIREVIAFPKTGGGVDPLTDAPAPITAQQRKESGIDVKPKAVQQR from the coding sequence GTGCTGCGCAGCCACACCGCTGGTTCGCTTCGGGATGGCGACGCCGGCCAGCAGGTGACACTGGTGGGGTGGGTGGCGCGCCGCCGCGACCACGGGGGCGTCATCTTCATCGACCTGCGCGACGCGTCCGGAGTCGCCCAGGTCGTTTTCCGCGACGCCCTGGAAGAAGGGCAGGTGCTGGAGCAGGCGCACCGATTGCGCGCCGAATTCTGCATCGCCGTGCACGGCGTCGTCGAGATCCGCCCGGAGGGCAACGCCAACGCCGAGATACCGACCGGCGACGTCGAGGTCAACGCCACCTCGCTGACGGTGCTCGGGGAATGCGCGCCGCTGCCCTTCCAGCTCGACGAGCCGGCGGGGGAAGAACTGCGGCTGAAGTACCGCTACCTCGACCTGCGCCGTGACGGCCCGGCTGCCGCAATCCGATTGCGGTCCAAAGTCAATGCCGCCGCCCGGGCGGTGCTGGCCCGGCACGACTTCGTCGAGATCGAGACGCCGACCATCACCCGCTCGACACCGGAGGGGGCCCGCGACTTCCTGGTGCCCGCCCGGCTGCACCCCGGCTCGTTCTACGCCCTGCCGCAAAGCCCGCAGCTGTTCAAGCAGCTGCTGATGGTGGCCGGCATGGAGCGCTATTACCAGATCGCCCGCTGTTATCGCGACGAGGATTTCCGTGCCGACCGGCAACCGGAGTTCACCCAGCTCGACATGGAGATGAGCTTCGTCGACGCCGAAGACATCATCGCGATCTCCGAGGAGATCCTGACCGCATTGTGGGCGCTGATCGGCTACCAGATCCCGACGCCGATCCCGCGGATCAGTTACGCCGAAGCCATGCGGCGGTTCGGCTCCGACAAACCGGACCTGCGCTTCGGGCTGGAGCTCGTCGAGTGCACGGAGTTCTTCAAAGACACCACTTTTCGGGTGTTCCAGGCGCCCTACGTCGGCGCCGTGGTGATGCCCGGCGGGGCCGCGCAGCCCCGGCGCACCCTGGACGGGTGGCAGGAGTGGGCCAAGCAACGCGGGCATCGCGGGCTGGCCTACGTGCTGGTCGGCGAGGACGGCGAGCTGAGCGGTCCGGTCGCCAAGAACCTCTCCGAGGCCGAACGCGTAGGCCTGGCCGGCCATGTCGGAGCGAATCCGGGGGACTGCATCTTCTTCTCGGCCGGCCCGGCGAAATCGTCGCGCGCCCTGCTGGGCGCGGCCCGCGGCGAAATCGCGAGCCGGCTGGGCCTCATCGACCCCGACGCCTGGGCGTTCGTGTGGGTGGTCGACCCGCCGCTGTTCGAGCCCGCCGAAGACGCGACCGCCGCTGGTGACGTGGCCGTGGGCTCGGGGGCGTGGACGGCAGTGCATCACGCGTTCACCTCGCCCAAACCCGAATACGAGGACATCGTTGACCGCGATCCCGGCCGGGTGCTGGCCGATGCCTACGACATCGTCTGCAACGGCAACGAGATCGGCGGCGGCTCGATCCGTATCCATCGCCGCGACATCCAGGAGCGGGTGTTCGCGGTGATGGGCCTGGACAAGGCCGAAGCCGAAGACAAGTTCGGGTTTCTGTTGGAGGCGTTCACCTTTGGTGCGCCACCGCACGGCGGCATCGCGTTCGGGTGGGACCGGATCAACGCCCTGCTGTCCGGGGTGGACTCCATCCGCGAGGTGATCGCGTTCCCCAAGACCGGCGGCGGCGTCGACCCGCTGACCGACGCGCCCGCGCCGATCACCGCACAGCAGCGCAAGGAATCCGGAATAGACGTCAAACCCAAGGCGGTTCAACAGAGATGA
- a CDS encoding oxidoreductase yields the protein MATNIALVGPGAVGTTVAALLHRAGHSVLVCGRTARENIELRPDCQEPVVVPGPVRTDPAGISGPVDLVVLAVKATQNDQAAGWLSRLCAAHTIVTVLQNGVEQVEQVQPLCPDSAVIPGIVWYSAETQPEGWVRLRTEPALVLPSGPAAQTVAELLRGAGCRVDPDPDFGTAAWRKLLTNALAGFMALAGRRSGMYRRDDVAALARRYVAECLAVARAEGARLPDGVVDELVGLFEQAPADLGTSILADREHHRPMEWDIRNGVIIRKARRHNLATPISDVLVPLLAAASDGPG from the coding sequence ATCGCCACAAACATCGCACTCGTCGGCCCCGGCGCCGTCGGCACAACTGTCGCCGCCCTGTTGCACCGGGCCGGGCATTCCGTCCTTGTCTGCGGCCGCACCGCACGCGAGAACATCGAACTGCGTCCCGACTGCCAGGAACCCGTCGTGGTGCCCGGGCCGGTACGCACCGACCCGGCCGGGATATCCGGTCCAGTGGACCTGGTGGTGCTGGCGGTCAAGGCCACTCAGAACGATCAGGCGGCCGGCTGGCTGTCCCGGCTGTGCGCCGCGCACACCATCGTCACCGTGCTGCAGAACGGCGTCGAGCAAGTCGAGCAGGTGCAACCGCTGTGCCCGGACTCGGCCGTGATCCCCGGCATCGTCTGGTATTCCGCCGAGACGCAACCCGAGGGTTGGGTGCGGTTGCGCACCGAACCGGCACTGGTATTGCCGTCCGGCCCCGCCGCGCAGACCGTCGCCGAGCTGCTGCGGGGCGCCGGCTGCCGAGTGGACCCCGACCCCGACTTCGGCACGGCGGCCTGGCGGAAACTGCTCACCAATGCCCTGGCCGGGTTCATGGCGCTGGCCGGGCGTCGCTCCGGGATGTATCGCCGCGACGACGTCGCCGCGCTGGCCCGCCGCTATGTGGCCGAGTGCCTCGCCGTCGCGCGGGCCGAGGGCGCCCGGCTGCCCGACGGCGTGGTCGACGAGCTGGTCGGGCTGTTCGAGCAGGCTCCGGCGGACCTGGGCACCTCGATCCTGGCCGACCGCGAACACCACCGGCCGATGGAATGGGACATCCGCAACGGCGTGATCATCCGCAAGGCGCGCCGGCACAACCTGGCGACGCCGATCAGCGATGTGCTGGTTCCGCTACTGGCCGCGGCCAGCGACGGACCCGGCTAG
- a CDS encoding SRPBCC family protein translates to MHPCERVDLDFIETAPFRFRNSVDLAITPEQVFEVLADADAWPRWASVITKVTWTSPEPRGVGTTRVVEMRGGLKPLVGNEEYLAWEPLHRMAFRFNECSAKAVAAFAEDYRVQAIPGGCRLTWTMAQRARGPARLAMVVAGPLLNLALRRFLRNLRRYTDSRYSTSPQH, encoded by the coding sequence ATGCATCCCTGCGAACGGGTCGACCTCGACTTCATCGAGACCGCGCCCTTCCGCTTTCGCAACAGCGTCGACCTGGCCATCACGCCAGAGCAGGTGTTCGAGGTGCTGGCTGACGCGGACGCCTGGCCGCGCTGGGCATCGGTGATCACCAAGGTGACCTGGACCAGCCCGGAGCCTCGCGGGGTCGGCACCACCCGCGTCGTCGAGATGCGCGGCGGCCTGAAACCTCTGGTCGGCAACGAAGAATACTTGGCCTGGGAACCGTTGCACCGCATGGCCTTTCGATTCAACGAATGTTCCGCCAAGGCCGTCGCCGCGTTCGCCGAGGACTACCGCGTGCAAGCCATCCCGGGCGGTTGTCGGCTGACCTGGACGATGGCGCAGCGGGCGCGCGGGCCGGCGCGGCTGGCGATGGTCGTCGCCGGGCCGCTGCTGAACCTGGCGCTGCGGCGGTTCCTGCGCAACCTGCGCCGCTATACCGACAGCCGTTACTCGACGAGCCCACAACACTAG
- the ypfJ gene encoding KPN_02809 family neutral zinc metallopeptidase, producing MTFNEGMQIDTSTAESSGGMGGMGMAVGGGGVGLLILVAALFFGIDPGRVATHQAPGTGGYSAPGFDLSQCKTGADANKYVQCRVVATGNSVDAVWHQLMRNYTRPHVRLFTGSVNTGCGPATTAVGPFYCPVDQTAYFDTDFFKELVDKFGSSGGPFAQEYVVAHEYGHHVQQLQGLLGRSQQGAQGAGGNGVRTELQADCYAGIWAHYASTVKQESTGVPYLEPLSDKDIQDALSAAASVGDDRIQKESTGRVNPESWTHGSAAQRQKWFTVGYQTGDVHQCDTFAADYLG from the coding sequence ATGACCTTCAACGAAGGTATGCAGATCGACACCAGCACCGCGGAATCGTCCGGCGGCATGGGTGGCATGGGGATGGCCGTCGGGGGCGGCGGGGTCGGGTTGCTCATCCTGGTCGCCGCGTTGTTCTTTGGCATCGACCCCGGCCGCGTCGCGACCCACCAGGCCCCGGGCACCGGCGGCTATTCCGCGCCCGGGTTCGATTTGAGCCAGTGCAAGACCGGCGCCGACGCCAATAAGTACGTGCAGTGCCGGGTGGTGGCCACCGGCAATTCCGTGGATGCCGTCTGGCATCAGCTGATGCGGAATTACACCCGTCCGCACGTGCGCCTGTTCACCGGTTCGGTGAACACCGGCTGCGGCCCGGCGACGACCGCGGTGGGCCCGTTCTACTGCCCGGTGGACCAGACCGCGTATTTCGACACCGACTTCTTCAAGGAACTTGTCGACAAATTCGGTTCCAGCGGTGGGCCTTTCGCGCAGGAGTACGTGGTTGCTCACGAATACGGCCATCACGTGCAGCAGTTGCAGGGACTGCTGGGCCGGTCCCAGCAGGGCGCGCAGGGCGCCGGCGGCAACGGGGTCCGCACGGAGTTGCAGGCCGACTGCTACGCCGGCATCTGGGCGCACTACGCCTCCACGGTCAAGCAGGAAAGCACCGGTGTGCCGTACCTGGAGCCGTTGAGCGACAAGGACATTCAAGATGCGCTCTCGGCCGCCGCGTCGGTCGGCGACGACCGGATCCAAAAGGAGTCGACGGGGCGGGTCAACCCCGAGTCGTGGACACATGGATCCGCCGCGCAACGGCAGAAGTGGTTCACCGTCGGCTACCAGACCGGCGACGTGCACCAGTGCGACACGTTCGCGGCCGACTACCTCGGCTAG